In a single window of the Zea mays cultivar B73 chromosome 5, Zm-B73-REFERENCE-NAM-5.0, whole genome shotgun sequence genome:
- the LOC100382839 gene encoding uncharacterized LOC100382839 (The RefSeq protein has 1 substitution compared to this genomic sequence) yields the protein MMAIKSLSMVEASLPPGFRFHPRDDELVLDYLAKKLGGGGGPVVVSIYGCPTMVDVDLNKCEPWDLPDIACIGGKEWYFYSLRDRKYATGQRTNRATDSGYWKATGKDRPISRKGLLVGMRKTLVFYQGRAPKGKKTEWVMHEFRMEGRDDPMKLPLKEDWVLCRVFYKSRATVAKPPTESSSFNIDAATTSLPPLIDNNFNISFDQPGSSSVQNLEGYEQVPCFSSNPSQQPSSSMNAARLPPSAAMADPEQQMGKSIIKDVLMSQFSRFEGSVKREAPPSNFSQDGFEYLAESGFTQMWNSFN from the exons ATGATGGCCATCAAGTCGctgagcatggtggaggccagcctgCCTCCGGGGTTCAGGTTCCACCCGCGCGACGACGAGCTCGTGCTGGACTACCTGGCCAAGAagctcggcggcggcggaggcccTGTGGTGGTGAGCATCTACGGCTGCCCCACCATGGTCGACGTCGATCTCAACAAGTGCGAGCCCTGGGACCTTCCCG ACATCGCGTGCATTGGTGGAAAAGAGTGGTATTTCTACAGCCTTAGAGATAGAAAGTATGCCACTGGCCAGCGTACAAACAGAGCAACTGATTCGGGATACTGGAAGGCCACAGGGAAAGACCGTCCAATAAGCCGGAAAGGGTTACTTGTTGGTATGCGCAAAACCCTTGTGTTTTATCAAGGTAGAGCCCCAAAGGGAAAGAAGACCGAGTGGGTTATGCATGAGTTTCGCATGGAAGGGCGAGATGATCCCATGAAATTACCTTTCAAG GAGGACTGGGTCTTGTGTAGAGTTTTCTACAAGAGTAGGGCAACAGTTGCAAAGCCGCccacagagagcagcagcttcAATATTGATGCAGCCACAACTTCATTGCCTCCCCTTATTGACAACAACTTCAATATCTCCTTTGACCAGCCTGGCTCATCATCAGTGCAGAACCTAGAGGGTTATGAGCAAGTGCCCTGCTTCTCCAGTAACCCCTCTCAGCAGCCATCGTCGTCGATGAACGCCGCCCGGCTGCCGCCGTCTGCCGCCATGGCTGATCCGGAGCAGCAGATGGGGAAGTCAATAATCAAGGATGTTCTCATGAGCCAGTTTAGCAGGTTCGAAGGCAGCGTCAAGAGGGAGGCGCCTCCAAGCAATTTTTCTCAGGATGGGTTTGAGTACTTAGCTGAGAGTGGCTTCACGCAGATGTGGAATTCGTTCAATTAG
- the LOC100382839 gene encoding uncharacterized isoform X1, which translates to MMAIKSLSMVEASLPPGFRFHPRDDELVLDYLAKKLGGGGGPVVVSIYGCPTMVDVDLNKCEPWDLPDIACIGGKEWYFYSLRDRKYATGQRTNRATDSGYWKATGKDRPISRKGLLVGMRKTLVFYQGRAPKGKKTEWVMHEFRMEGRDDPMKLPFKEDWVLCRVFYKSRATVAKPPTESSSFNIDAATTSLPPLIDNNFNISFDQPGSSSVQNLEGYEQVPCFSSNPSQQPSSSMNAARLPPSAAMADPEQQMGKSIIKDVLMSQFSRFEGSVKREAPPSNFSQDGFEYLAESGFTQMWNSFN; encoded by the exons ATGATGGCCATCAAGTCGctgagcatggtggaggccagcctgCCTCCGGGGTTCAGGTTCCACCCGCGCGACGACGAGCTCGTGCTGGACTACCTGGCCAAGAagctcggcggcggcggaggcccTGTGGTGGTGAGCATCTACGGCTGCCCCACCATGGTCGACGTCGATCTCAACAAGTGCGAGCCCTGGGACCTTCCCG ACATCGCGTGCATTGGTGGAAAAGAGTGGTATTTCTACAGCCTTAGAGATAGAAAGTATGCCACTGGCCAGCGTACAAACAGAGCAACTGATTCGGGATACTGGAAGGCCACAGGGAAAGACCGTCCAATAAGCCGGAAAGGGTTACTTGTTGGTATGCGCAAAACCCTTGTGTTTTATCAAGGTAGAGCCCCAAAGGGAAAGAAGACCGAGTGGGTTATGCATGAGTTTCGCATGGAAGGGCGAGATGATCCCATGAAATTACCTTTCAAG GAGGACTGGGTCTTGTGTAGAGTTTTCTACAAGAGTAGGGCAACAGTTGCAAAGCCGCccacagagagcagcagcttcAATATTGATGCAGCCACAACTTCATTGCCTCCCCTTATTGACAACAACTTCAATATCTCCTTTGACCAGCCTGGCTCATCATCAGTGCAGAACCTAGAGGGTTATGAGCAAGTGCCCTGCTTCTCCAGTAACCCCTCTCAGCAGCCATCGTCGTCGATGAACGCCGCCCGGCTGCCGCCGTCTGCCGCCATGGCTGATCCGGAGCAGCAGATGGGGAAGTCAATAATCAAGGATGTTCTCATGAGCCAGTTTAGCAGGTTCGAAGGCAGCGTCAAGAGGGAGGCGCCTCCAAGCAATTTTTCTCAGGATGGGTTTGAGTACTTAGCTGAGAGTGGCTTCACGCAGATGTGGAATTCGTTCAATTAG